In Patulibacter sp. SYSU D01012, a single window of DNA contains:
- the holA gene encoding DNA polymerase III subunit delta — MPVWLPAYLIHGDDHDRVGERRSRMKATAEVEVGPEGIEHLDGDAATPDAVAATLSAMTLGIGRRFVIVEGVERWKDAEVAPELVGVVRAIDAATTTVAFVAMEDKRLQAPAALVAAVEKVGGALVKEEALKARDLPRWAKERAGQLGIELDGAAAQALVSHVGERRVRLERELEKLALEHGEGARLSTADVEGAVSDGAEQQVWGLVDAIVGGDRTGAVEAYLTLRAQGESLPRLTGLLQSRMRTALEIARRLDAGEDRGSIAKTVRMPPWQLDRRIAEARDAGVGALATAVDRIARLELAARGDSTLDPDTEAIRTIGAVTARR; from the coding sequence GTGCCCGTCTGGCTCCCCGCCTACCTGATCCACGGCGACGACCACGACCGGGTCGGCGAGCGCCGCTCGCGGATGAAGGCGACGGCCGAGGTCGAGGTGGGGCCCGAGGGGATCGAGCACCTCGACGGCGACGCCGCCACGCCGGACGCCGTCGCCGCGACGCTGTCGGCGATGACGCTCGGCATCGGCCGGCGCTTCGTCATCGTCGAGGGCGTCGAGCGCTGGAAGGACGCCGAGGTGGCGCCCGAGCTCGTCGGCGTCGTCCGCGCGATCGACGCCGCCACGACGACCGTCGCGTTCGTCGCGATGGAGGACAAGCGGCTGCAGGCCCCCGCCGCGCTCGTCGCGGCCGTCGAGAAGGTCGGCGGCGCGCTCGTCAAGGAGGAGGCGCTGAAGGCCCGCGACCTGCCGCGGTGGGCGAAGGAGCGCGCCGGGCAGCTGGGGATCGAGCTGGACGGCGCGGCCGCGCAGGCGCTCGTCTCGCACGTCGGCGAGCGCCGGGTGCGCCTGGAGCGCGAGCTGGAGAAGCTGGCGCTCGAGCACGGCGAGGGCGCGCGGCTGTCGACCGCCGACGTCGAGGGCGCGGTCTCCGACGGCGCCGAGCAGCAGGTGTGGGGGCTGGTCGACGCGATCGTCGGCGGCGACCGCACCGGCGCGGTCGAGGCGTACCTGACGCTGCGGGCGCAGGGCGAGTCGCTGCCGCGGCTGACCGGGCTGCTGCAGTCCCGGATGCGCACGGCGCTCGAGATCGCGCGGCGGCTCGACGCGGGGGAGGACCGGGGGTCGATCGCGAAGACGGTCCGGATGCCGCCGTGGCAGCTGGACCGCCGGATCGCCGAGGCGCGCGACGCCGGCGTCGGCGCGCTGGCCACGGCGGTCGACCGGATCGCGCGCCTGGAGCTGGCGGCGCGCGGCGACTCCACGCTGGATCCCGACACGGAGGCGATCCGCACGATCGGGGCCGTGACCGCGCGGCGCTGA
- the rpsT gene encoding 30S ribosomal protein S20, which yields MANIASQKKRILRSERERLENRRHTSAIKTQLRHLQAAVEAGDADGIAAAHTKFTSLVDKAVKSGALHRNTGARKKARAARLVAKAS from the coding sequence ATGGCAAACATTGCATCTCAGAAGAAGCGCATCCTCCGGTCCGAGCGCGAGCGCCTGGAGAACCGGCGCCACACGTCGGCCATCAAGACGCAGCTCCGTCACCTGCAGGCGGCCGTCGAGGCCGGCGACGCGGACGGCATCGCCGCCGCGCACACGAAGTTCACCTCGCTGGTCGACAAGGCCGTGAAGTCCGGCGCCCTGCACCGCAACACGGGCGCCCGCAAGAAGGCCCGCGCGGCGCGTCTCGTCGCCAAGGCCTCCTAG